Genomic DNA from Stigmatopora nigra isolate UIUO_SnigA chromosome 17, RoL_Snig_1.1, whole genome shotgun sequence:
ACCTgacctcttcttcctcctccttccatGCTCAAACTTCAGTCCTATATTAAAAGCATACTTCCTCTATCATTCAAACCTAGGCTGAAAAACCTTGTGCTGATTTGGCGTCTTTTCTTCCACTGTGTTgcaatcagtatttttttttttaaatattccaatCACTAGAAAGAAGGCCAGTAGACAgcattgaaaaatgttgttaGCTACTGCCTGATCTTACTTTAAAAGCTTAAAATTCTGCATGTTATAGCCAGAAGCAAATCCATTGACTTCTTGTCTACACTTAGAAGACATACACTGTCATTTCAAACAAagtttttactattttagttAGTCTAGTgtacaaattaatattttaagttGCAAGTGCTGTAAACCTTAATACAGATTTCAGTCTGCCTTCATGGTTTCTATTATTTGGATATCTAGTATTGCAATTAAATACAGTTACATGCTATTAACCTGTGTAAAATCTACATCTAAAATGTGCCAATGTACTTATAACAGTTATCAATGGCAGGATGACATCAACCAAGCTTACCTGTATGGTGACAATTCGTGGCAATGGCTGCCGAGTGTTGGCTCCTCCCTCGATGGCGATTCCCAATGTACTGGCGCTCTTGGCTACCCTCACTAGCGTGGAAGTGGGCTCCAACAGACCTGGCTGAAATCATGCAGAGatataaatatctatttttttgcaattggtAATCATGCCTAAAATTCTAGACATCTGCAAGCCTCAAATTTGACAAACCTGACAACTGATTGACAGACATATTTCTCCAAGTTGTTGTTTCTACCCCAACACATGCATACAATTGCTTCCCTCCCAGaatgcaaatatttatattgacaGTATGTCAATTGTTTCCCTATCCCATAACGATGTCCTAATTATAGATTGAACTCCCTCACTATGCTGCCATTGTGAATGGAATAAAAGAATGGAACATTGggtgaataaataaaattcatGGATAATTCCAAGGAAAACTAAAGAGGGAGAAAATGTTCCACATGGACCTATACTCGTACATTTATGAGAACCAACAGCGAAATACTTTCCCCCTTCTAATCCAATTGAAAACAAGCCTCATGACTCCATTTAAATCTGTAAAAGAACCTAAATGACCACCTCACCATATCAAAACTCTCACACAATTGAATTTGCCATAGAATTGACGGCTTATTTGCGAAAATATCGACTCACTGGACTGCGTGCGACAAAAGCCTGTTCTTAAAATAGCTCCGTGCGAGTGCGACAGAAGCCCACCGGCGCTTCCATCTATTACCTCGCGTTACATCAACGAGGCGGGGGAGGCGGAGGACCCTCAGTCAAACATAACATGGCTCCTTTTTAGGCTCAAACTTTGCATAATAACATACTTTAAAATCAGTTCAATTGGTCCTCACAAAGGTAGAGCTCAAGTAGACCATCCCTCATTTATGAatacactcattcattcatgtagGGCCCACAGCTGTTTAAAAGTACACCCTCACCGGTTTGGTGGGGTggtcccccccgcccccctggCTGTCTTGAGGGTGTCGTGTGCATGAGGAATGGGAGTTGCTGTCTTTGTTGATGTGTCCTGACTCAGCTATGTCCACACCGCTGTCCTCACTGAGAGTCTGACCACTGTCTGACAGCTGAGACAGGGCGCCACCTAAGGGGGGGAGCAGGCACACGCTATATCAGCACTTTTAATTCGCTCGGCGCTAAATGGGTGCTTTAAGTCCCCCCATTCAAATgctttgaatttttaatttgcattaaaaaatccACTCTCTTATTTCTAAAAGGACGGATGGGATGTGGTGTGCAAAAAAAGTGGATGAAAATAGTCTTTTTGTATATTTCAACCTAATATTTGTGACTGTGACAGATCTAGGAAAATGTTATGTTGATATAATTCATGTAAAAAGACATTTATCTTGCATTTGTTTGGCTTTGTGTTTGCTACAAACACGACGCACAACTTAATGACAATTTAATAATAGCCAGGACACAATCTGTATGACAAATGTGCTTTTACCAAGACCAAAAAAAGAGGGCGTGTCATTGCTAACAATGTTGAATgtgtaatgtaaaaacaaagaaaccaaAACACTAATGTTTCTTTCTCCAAAAATGTTAATTCAGCACCTACACAGAACTAATTTTAGCCTAAGTCCAAGGTAGATTTAGATTTAAGTCCACCTTTTATGCAAATGTAATTGTAATTCAAACTCTACAGTTTTTGTTTTGGCCAATAAAGCGATGCAAATTTGCTTGCTCACATGTGCAAATGCCttatatgtacaaaaaaatgtatgtaatgcATAAAATCATGAATAAAAATACCCTCAGATGATCTTTGCCAGATCTGAAGACCACTTAGTTTGTCTCCCATCTAATCCATTTCAGTGTGACGATTTAAACGTATTGTGAAGTAAAAACGTACTTAAATTTGACCTCCATTTCTCACCTCTAGCATGTGGCAGCGGGCGCACCTCATTGACGTCCGGTTCCCCGTTGGGTCTGTGAACTTCCACCGTAACAAACTGTTGCTTAGAGCCTGGAGAAGGGACTTTGGACAATGTGGCTGGCTTAAAAGGAAGCGAGGGTGGTGGACCAGGGGCGGGAAGCAAGGGCGGAGGCGGCAATCTGGCTGAGACGCCGCCACCCCGACTTGGGGACTGAACGCGTGGGAAAGGGCCAatccgttgttgttgttgttgtgtgacCTTGGACAAATGActggcatttttttgtccactcTTGGAGGGTGCCAAGAGTTCGGTCTTCCGGATCGCCGCATAGTCCCGGGTAGGCGGAGTGGGAGGATCTTGTTTGGGATGTAGTGATGGCGAGGAGGCGGTTCGAACTGGCTTTTTGTAGTGGTTGGAGCGAGCGGGTGCTGTGAAGTGCAAGTCAGAGTGTGCGGATTCGGACGAGGGACATTTGGTGAGCTGATCTCTTCTACTCTTGCGCCTCTGCACCCCTGTTGGGGGTGGAGGTTTGAAGGAGGGGGGAGAGTCTGCTGTGGTGGACTGTACGTCATCCTGAAGTGAgagcatattttatatatagatatataggttTTTACCATAATAGATTAGGGATGTGGGAAGGACAGACTGCATGTTAGAAGacaatatttactgtattttcacgactataagacgcaccacatttaaaggcgcaccgtcaatttaattgttttccatatataaagcacactggattataaggcgccctgtctattttggagaaaatttaagacttttaaatgcgccttatagtcttgaaaatacagtaaccaGACTACTTAACGCTTAAGATGTAGTAATCCAAATtctcatagacgtccaatccacagATTGAATTCTGTCCCTGTCAACTTTGACGATTGAGTTTATCCCTCAACACGTATTAAGTTGAAATTGATTGACACATACTTGGATGGCATGAAAGAGATGAGTGAAACTGAGAACTTAAAtgagtggtaaaaaaaaaacattgacaataGAAAAATCAAGAATGGATTGAGAAGTAGGCAGCTAAGAATATTGACTGActaatagcttttttttccctctacacTTGCTTTTCAACCCCCTGTTGAGATAAATACGTCGCCAGAAGAGTGGACTATTATCATTGGCCTTTGCTCACCTTTTTCCATTCAATAAATAAGACCAGTTTCTACCTGGCTTTGGTGCAAAATCCTTTTCCTGCactgaaaaaaactcaaatctaGCAAAGCCTGCAGGTCAGATTTCACCACTAACCTCATCCATTTCTACAATGGCTTAACTTCCCTTTTTGCAAATTCCGTCTTCCCTTCTCCTTGGTACGCCATCCCCGTTTATCGGACCGAACTCATGTTTTGTGCAACATGCCGCAGGGCTCACCAGAGAGATGTCAGCTAGTAGTGTGTTCAGACTTTCCAAAGGATCTTCCTGATTAGTATCCACCACGCTGTCATtctaaaagagaagaaaaatcaaAAGGATGAGGGCAAAGAAGATACACAGTAAGTAGAAAAAAGGCCAAATGTGAACATCAAGAGCACAACAGCATGTGAGTAGATGTCACACAGATGTGTATTCATcccaaaacaaatggaaaatttgATTTACAGTGGGaagattttcaaaaaaaagaaggcatgCTTCCAACTATgcacacacagaaaaatacacgCAACTTTGTGTGAAGGAGGATTTGAGATTTCAGTAaataacacataaaaaatgttttttttatgccacGATTTTCTGAAAAATGCTGTTTCTTGACATTATTCgctgtattaaaaaaaggcaaCCACAGCAGAGAAAAACAACACtgcaaaaccccccaaaaaatcatttttaactgaacATGACTCAGTGAAAAACTGCATTAGATTCTTCTTGGTAGTCACAATAATTGGAGATTACATATAAATTGCAAACAAATTCATATTATGCTTTTAAATTAGAGGAAataattggggaaaaaagcctttggAGATTAAAAGCACAAAAATCAGATACTACAAATCCtttcattaaaataatgttcaaaTGAATTCCATATATTTGTCTAGgaagaaaaaatgtaacaaagaaaagtgtttctttttgtcttttttcctaATCTCTGCCCACAGGGAATTGAACCACTCCTTATCGTCAACCCTTTCAAAAATTACTCATACCTCCATCATATCAACCAGCCAGAGCAGCCTTTCCTGGTTAGTTATACAGTAAAcgtaaagggaaaaaatacatcttttcaaATACTGTATCCTTAATCAAgctctccacacacacacaaaccattGAAAGACTATAACTTTACAAGACTTACCCGGGCGGAGCTTAAAGTGGTGTTGGTCATGAAGCTAGCTGTAGATGAAGTCAACGTGTCAGGATACGACACCATGGATAAAGTGTCCGCTTGGAGCGTGGCTTCTCCCGCTGTACCCTGTCTGGCTTTGAGAGCCTGGATTTCTCGGCGTAAGACCATCCCATCAAAGCGTTCCAGGTCTTGTGGGGTGACCAGACCTCGTACTTCTGACAGTAGAGAAAActgcaacaagaaaaaaaatggtagagTCCATTAAACCTTGCTATTATTCATAATTCTTGACATCATGGCTCACCTTTGCATGTGTATTGAGCAACTCAAAGAGCGCCATGACTAACTGCTCAACGCCAATGTGATTATCCCGGTATTCTTCCAAGTAGTATCCCATAGTTTGCCGTTCCGATTCAGTCAGAAGGTGACGTGCTTGCTCTTCTAACATCGCTCTGGATTGGTTTACCAAACTGGACAATGTCACCTGGGATCCAGCCACTCCCTTGTAAAAACCAGACTGGAGACATATGCAAATATTTACCACTGCATCatttaaaataggaaaaaaatgcatttaaaaatgtgtaaagggTTAAGGAAATAAAGTGGAAAGTTGAGTGAAGTAGTGTAGGGAATATATAGATATGGAATAGGATGTGATGGATAGGATTTTGAGGGAATGGCAACCAAGATGGAGATGACAGATTTAGGCTGAGGAACAAAATGAATGAGGCGCTTTGcatcttatcatattttgtatatagtgtggctctttgccttgtttcatatttctcttatttattattttctctaaaaacacactcaaattcattaGGCACATTAAAACTGATTATAAGTAAGAGGAAGAAAGTGTTTTGGTGAATAATGTGATTTTAATTCttagtttttgtgtgtgtgtgtatgtttattcTGGCTTGTCAATGCATAGTGTGGCTTTTTGACTCTTACAGTTTAACATTTTGGATCTTTGTGTCCAACTTGTTCTCCAAGACATTACATTTGTTGGTGTTTTATGTAAGAAAAATAAGGACAAAATGCCCCAGGAGGAAAGAAGGCCAAAAGCTAAAGACACAGTAGTAAAAAGTAGAGAGttacattcaaaacaaaaatatggccCGATAAAGATGACATCCTActtaaaataccccaaaaactGCCAGTTATCTCTTCCCATATGTATAAATTATCCACCTCCTGCTGTCCTAACATCATCCACAATCATCATGCAGTGATAAATCTGCAGTAAAGCTTACAGGAGGACACTGAGATCGTTCTCAACACGTGTGGGCAGACGACAGCTTTTATAGCTATCCAAGCTAGTCTAACCGTCAATCACAGGATTTTATCACTATAGAAATTGATGAGCAGTGCATATTAATGCTTGCATCTGCCTCTTGTTTGTTCTCACTTCCTACGATGAATATGGAGATTTAAGCATAACATTCAGTTTACAGTGATTGTACattgaattgtattatttaACAGCATATTAACAATTTACTTAAATGTCTAGATTTGTCAGTAGggataaaaaaacaatggtaaCACTGGAAATCTAGCAAAAATCCAACATTTACATGGTTTCTGAGTAATAAAATATCTTTTCTAACCCTcatctatttaaataaaacatacactccaattcaaatcaaatcaatttgCCAAGCAAAATGTATTTCCACTCATGTTTGTGATTTCCATGCATCATTTATATGTCTAACCCTTGAATATGAGACCCGACTTCAAAGTGCTGAGCTTCACGTACCGGTCAGAAACATTAGAGAAGAGTCAGACTCCCATTTGCCTAGTCTCGGTCTTTGCATTTTCAATCATCAGTCTGTATTATGGCAAGTGTCTGTTGAAAAGTCTGGCTTTCAGGTAGCAACTCTTTAATGACCAAGGTGAACTCTGCCAATACCTTTCTTGAATCCTAATCACATCtagctccaaaaaaaaatactctatcCATACTTTCCCTGCGACTATTTCACTGAAGGACGCCTGGGAGTCAACCCTTGGGACTACACGAGGCATTTGAACAGCCAAAATGTCTCTCGCTGTCCTATTATGGGACAGATTGGCACTTGAACGAGCTAATAAAATTGGTCGCCTTTCAACTGCATTAATGATGCTCACACTCGGGAGGACATTCTATGCAAGAACGCATTTCACAGTTGAGGAAGATCCAGAAACAGTGACTAATTTGCTGAACCTTTCCAGTCCGTCTTCTCATTCTTTCATTGGATTCTTCAAATGCCAGATGAGCTTGACGCTTACCCGTTATCGCCGCCAACAACACACGCCCCAACGTTCAACCTTCCAATCGATAAGAGAGCAAATTCGATAAAGCCGGATCAACGTTGACCCAGATAGAACCTGACCTACTACACGAAGAGCACAAGAACCAGAAGAAAGTGTATTAATCAAGAGTTATGAGACAGACcccataattttttttactgtcgaATCACAGTACCAATCCCGCAGGGCATACTGTAGGCCTACATCATTTTCACCGATGCTTAAATATAGCTCACAATAGTCTATTGAAAGGCTTTATGCAGAGGACAAGCCAATAGTTGGCAGCGGTTCATGACACGAGAGGGCCATATGGTAGTCGTGGATCTTATTCAAAACACTAAGCAGATATTACACGGAAGGACTCACCTTGCTAAATTGATTTCGTGGCTCTTTGAAGGGCTTTGCTTCCAAAAAAAGCTCATCAACAAGAGCAACAGGGAgcaaaactggagtacccaaagaaaacccatgcaacccCGGGGAGAATACGAAAACTCCACATAGTGCGCACCGACCTGGAATCCAACctacgaccccagaactgtgaggccaaggcTCTAACCACAACAGATCCATAAAGGTAATATATACTCAACAGTCTGACAGTCCTACAATCATATTGATACAAAACCAGTAAAAATCACTGCCAATCCtcccattttaaaataattggaccTCTCCAGCCAAC
This window encodes:
- the whrna gene encoding whirlin isoform X4, whose translation is MKVLKGNKKLNLSVRSVGRIPGGYVTNHVYTWVDPLGQSVSPPPDLPENHSATLRRSESQRRSNLQLLQEGDEKKVNLVLDDGRSLGLMIRGGAEYALGIYITGVDHGSAAECGGLKSLPSPPLPSCPPATPFCTLPSSQVGDQILEVNGRGFLNIPHDEAVRVLKSSRHLMMTVKDVGRLPHARTVVGETKWIASSQIAESSANSSMASFSVDQGASAAGKSGFYKGVAGSQVTLSSLVNQSRAMLEEQARHLLTESERQTMGYYLEEYRDNHIGVEQLVMALFELLNTHAKFSLLSEVRGLVTPQDLERFDGMVLRREIQALKARQGTAGEATLQADTLSMVSYPDTLTSSTASFMTNTTLSSARNDSVVDTNQEDPLESLNTLLADISLDDVQSTTADSPPSFKPPPPTGVQRRKSRRDQLTKCPSSESAHSDLHFTAPARSNHYKKPVRTASSPSLHPKQDPPTPPTRDYAAIRKTELLAPSKSGQKNASHLSKVTQQQQQRIGPFPRVQSPSRGGGVSARLPPPPLLPAPGPPPSLPFKPATLSKVPSPGSKQQFVTVEVHRPNGEPDVNEVRPLPHARGGALSQLSDSGQTLSEDSGVDIAESGHINKDSNSHSSCTRHPQDSQGGGGDHPTKPPGLLEPTSTLVRVAKSASTLGIAIEGGANTRQPLPRIVTIQRGGSAHNCGQLKVGQVILEVNGVSLRGREHKDAARLIAEAFKTKERDYVDFLVTEFNVAL